The genomic segment GAAGTCCCACGCTGGCGCGAGCGCCTGCGGCAGTACTGGGCGCTACCCGAAGTCCCACGCTGGCGCGAGCGCCTGCGGCAGTACTGGGCGCTGGTTCGCGGGGATCGGCCGATTGGGTGGTTGCTGCTGCTGTGGCCGACATGGTGGGCGCTGTGGATCGCAGCCGAGGGCGTGCCGCCGCTGTGGACGCTGTTCGTGTTCAGTGCCGGCGTCTGGCTGACGCGCTCTGCGGGCTGCGTGATCAACGATTACGCCGATCGCTGGCTCGACCCGCATGTCGAACGCACCAAGGACCGGCCACTCGCAAGCGGCGCGGTGCGTGGACGCGAGGCCTTGCTCCTGTTCGCAGTGCTGATGCTGGTCGCGTTCGCGCTGGTGCTGACGATGAACTGGCTGACGGTCGCGATGAGCGTCGTCGGCATTTTTCTCGCGGCGAGTTATCCCTATCTCAAGCGCCACACCTACCTGCCGCAGGTGTATCTGGGCATCTCGTTCGGCTGGGCGATTCCGATGGCGTTCGCGGCCGTGCAGGGCACGGTGCCGCCGATCGGCTGGGTGCTGTTCGTGGCCAACATCTTCTGGACCACGGGCTACGACACCTGGTACGCGATGGTCGACCGCGAAGACGACATCCGCGCCGGTGCGAAGTCGACGGCGATCCTGTTCGGCGATCTCGATCTGGTCGCGCAGGGCCTGCTCTACACGCTGGCGTTCGCGGCGCTCGCGCTGGTCGGACGTGAGGCGGGGCTCGGACCGAACTACTGGCTTGGTCTTGCGATCGCCGCACTGCTCGTCGTCTGGGAATTCTTCGTCGCGCGATTTCGGGATCGCGACGCCTGCTTCCGCGTGTTCCTGCACAACCACTGGGTCGGCATGACGATTTTCGCCGGCATCGCGGCGCATTACGCCTTGCCGCCGATGACGGTGTTGATGCGCTGACGGATCGGGCCGCTGGCGCGAACGTCGCGTGTCGCGAGTGCGCCGTACAGCGGGTCACGCATCAGCAACACAAATCGCGCGCGACGCGATGTCCTCTCCGATCTCCCGCTCACGGCTCGCTACTCACGAATCGAAGCATGCTTCCGTAGGGCACCAGGCCTGCCCAGAATCTTCGAAACGGCCCTGTCACGCCCCGCCGGTCGCGGCGCGCGCCCTGTCGTGGCAAGCTCGGCAGGCGAGTCAGGGCTGGGGGACAGGGGGCCTTCGACGGACGTGGTGATCGCGGCCGGGATGGCGGCGGTCGCCGGGCATCCGCGTGATGTCGCATCCGTCATCTCGTCACGACAGACGGTTGCGCAGATTCGACGTCAGGACAGGGAAGCGGACGGATGGCACACATCGAACACGAGGCGGACCGCCTGGCATTGATCCGCAGTCTCGATCTGCTGGGACTGCAGGGCGCACCGGATCTCGATCGCATCACGCAACTGGCCGCGCAGGCGCTGGGCGCGCCGATGGTGCTGATCACGGTCGTCGAGGAGTTCGAACAGCGTTTCATCTCGACCGTGGGCACGGATCTCAAGGCAACGGAACGCGAGATCTCGGTGTGCGCGGTGGCGATCGAGTCGCAGGGCGTGTTCGAGGTCGAGGACCTTTCGCAGGACACGCGCTTCGCGAATTTCCGCACCGTCACCGAAGACGGCATGCGCTTCTACGCGGGCGCGCCGCTGACACTCTCGACCGGCGTGAGTGTCGGCACCTTGTGCGTCGTGGATTTCGAACCGCGGCGCCTGTCGGACGCGCAGCACATCGCGCTGCGCACGCTCGCCGATCTCGCCGTGAACCAGATCCAGCTGCTGCGGATGATCGGTCGGCGCGACCCGATCACCGGCCTGCCGAACCGGCAGCAGATGTCGGCCGATCTCGCGATACGCAAACGTCGGTCGATGCTGGGCAGCATGCAGCTGGTGGTCATCGACGTACTGGAGTCGGGTGCGTCCAATCGACTGACCCAGGCACTGGGTCCGGGGCCTGCCGAGTCCATCGTGCGGCAGGCGGCGTTCCGGATCGCGGACCTGCTGCCCGTCGACGCACCGCTGTACCACGTGGGCGTGGCGCGCTTTGCGTTCTTCCTGTCGGACGAAGATGGCGATGGCCTGCTCGGCCTGCTATCGGCCATGCGCAAGCGGGTGACGATGCCGGTACACACGCACGGTCTCGACATGGCCGCGAGCTTCCACGCCGGTCTCGCGCCCTTCGATGGCGACAGCGAGGACGATGCGATGCGTATGGCGGTGACCGCGCTGCATGCCGCCGTCGAACGCGGCGTGCCATGGTCGCATTACGAAGCAGCACGCGATGCGAGTCTGCGTCGGCAGCACACGCTCGCGACGCAGGTCGACGCGGCGCTGCATGAGCAGCAGTTCCATCTTGCGTACCAGCCCCGGCTGGACCTGGCGACCGGCCAGGTGGCATGGGTCGAGGCGCTGCTGCGCTGGGAGCATCCGACGCTCGGAGCCGTCGGGCCGAACGAGTTCCTGCCGATCATCGAGACCACCACCCTGATGCCGCGCGTCAGCCAGTGGGTGATCCAGCAGGCACTGCGGCAACTGGCGGACTGGGATGCACTCGGGCACCGCATCGGCGTGTCGATCAATCTCGCGGGCGCGGACCTCGAGGACGGCCGCATCGTCGAACGCGCATTCGCGCTGACCGAGCAGTACGGCGTGGAGCCCGACCGGATCGAATTCGAGATCACCGAAGGCCACTGGCTGCAGGGCGAGGCCGTGGTGTCGCAGCTGCAGACCTTGCGCACCCTGGGCTTCTCGATCGCGCTCGAGGATTTCGGTTCCGGCTACAGCAACTTCGCCTATCTCAATGCGCTGCCCGCGACAGCGATCAAGATCGACCGCTCGCTGATCGACGGCATGGAAGCCGACGGGCGTCGCGCGCGCCTGGTGCGCACGCTGGTGATGCTGGGCGCGGAGCTCGGCCTGCGCACGGTGGGCGAGGGCGTCGAGACCGAGGCGCAGCTGGCACTGCTGCGCCGCTGGAAATGCAATGAGGCGCAGGGCTATCTGATCAGCCGGCCGTGCAGTTCGCAGGACCTGCGGAGGTTCCTGATCGAGCGCGTGTCGACGCCTGCCAGCACGTCGTGACTCCTATCGCACGCGCGCGCAGACCCATGCCTCCACGCGCTGTACGCCGTTGCGTCGGAGCGCAATCGCGGCGGCGTGCAGCGTCGCGCCGGTGGTCATGACGTCGTCGACCAGCACGACGTGTGCAGGCATTTTGGGCATGCGCTGGACCGCGAACGCATTGCGCAGATTCCGTCGCCGCGCTTTCGCATCGAGCCGCGACTGGGGCGCGGTCGCGCGGACGCGCCGCAGGAGATCGGTGCGCAGCGGCAGGTCGTGACGTCGCGCCAGCATGCGCGCGAGTTCCAGCGCCTGGTCGTAGCCGCGCGCGCGCAGTCGCGCGGTGTGCAGGGGGATCGGCACCAGCGCAGCGGGGCGCGCCGCACCTGACGTCGCGCGGGCCAGACAGTCGCCGAGCAGGGCACCGGCGGCGAGATCGCGATGGAACTTGAAGCGCGGCAGCAGCCGGTCGACGGGGAATCCGTAATCGAATGCGGCGATCACCGTGTCCAGAGGCGGCGGGCGACGCAGGCAGGCGCCGCAGACCGGATCGAGCGTGGGCAGCGGCTGCGCGCAGCGCGCGCAGGCATGCGGCATCCAGGGCAGCGCGGCGGTGCAGGCCGGGCAGAGATCGCGGCCCGCTGCGCCGGGCTCGCGACACACCAGACAGCGGCCGGGCAGCGCGGTATGCAGCAGGCTGCGAAGCCAGTGACGCCAACGCCCGTCAACCGGGCCGGGTGGATTCTGGTTGACAGCGCCGGGCATGCTTTCCAGACTGCCGGGCTTGTCCCGCCGTCACCGTCGGTAGATCGCCATGTCCGTTGTCAGCCACGCCCGCGAAGCCGCCGGCCAGCCCATTCCCCTTCGTCACGACTGGTCGCGCAGCGAGATCGAAGCGCTGTTCGCGCTGCCGATGCCCGAACTGCTGTTCCGCGCCGCCAGCGTCCACCGCCAGCATTTCGATCCGGCCGAGGTCCAGGTCAGCACGCTGCTGTCGGTCAAGACCGGCGGTTGCCCCGAGGACTGCAGCTACTGCCCGCAGGCGCAGCGCTATCACACCGGCGTGCAGGCGACGAAGCTGATGGAGACCGACGCGGTGCTGGAGAATGCCCGTCAGGCCAAGGCCGCCGGCGCCACGCGCTTCTGCATGGGCGCCGCCTGGCGCTCACCCAAGGATCGCGATGTGCCGAAGGTCGCGGCGATGATCCGCGAGGTGAAGGCGCTGGGTCTGGAGACCTGCGCGACGCTCGGCATGCTGACCGGCGACCAGGCGCGCGCGCTGAAGGACGCGGGCCTCGACTACTACAACCACAATCTCGATACGGATCCCGAGTTCTACGACTCGATCATCCAGACCCGCGAGATCCAGGATCGCCTGACCACGCTCGAGCACGTGCGCGATGCGGGCCTCAAGACCTGCTGCGGCGGCATCGTCGGCATGGGCGAGACCGGGCGCCAGCGCGCCGGCCTGCTGCGCACGCTGGCGAATCTGCCCTCGCATCCGGACTCGGTGCCGATCAATCGTCTGGTGCAGGTCGAAGGCACGCCGCTGCACGGCACCGCGGAAATCGACCCTTTCGATTTCGTCCGCACGATCGCGGTCGCACGCATCCTGATGCCGCGTTCGATGGTGCGGTTGTCGGCCGGCCGTCAGGACATGAGCGACGAGCTGCAGGCGATGTGTTTCCTCGCCGGCGCCAACTCGATCTTCTACGGCGAGCAGCTGCTGACCACCGGCAATCCGGATACCGAGCGCGACATGGCGCTGTTCGCGCGTCTGGGCCTGCGGCCGATGCAGGTGCATGTGGACGCCGAGCATCACGATCACCCCGGCACCGCCCACGTCGACATCATCGAACTGCCGCAGCACCCGCGGAGCTTCGCCGCATGATTCCGTGGTTCGCCTGGGCCTATCTGGTGCTGCTGGCGCTGGTGGGCCTGAGCGGATTCGCGCTTGCGCTGCGCGCGGGCGAAGCGAAGGTGCCAGCGGTTCTCCGGCTCGGTGCAGTTGCAGTGCTTGCGTGGGGCGTTCTGCTCTACTTCCGCGATGCAGGCGTGCACTTCGGCTTCGCCGGATTGTTGTTCGTCTCGGTACTGGCACTCGCGCAGAAGAGCGTTGCCGATGCGCGCCAAGCCGAGCAGATGCAGCTCGATCGCCCAGCTCGCATCGGTGTGGCGATCAACGGACTGGTGCTTCTGCCTGCGATCGCAATGGGCGCACTGGCGATCTGGGCCGGCCGTGGCGCCTGAGCGGCCCGATCTGCGCACGCGTGCGCGCAACGCACGCGATGCCCGTACGCAGGCGCAGGCGCGTCGCGTCCGGCGCACGGTCGCGCGTCGCGACGGCATGCGCTGCGAAGTGCTCGACGCCGGCCGCGACGCGCGCTGGCTGCTGAACTTCTGCGGCAACGATTACCTCGGCCTCGCTTCGCACTACCAGGTGTCCGGCGCGCTGCAGGATGCTGCGGCCTTGCACGGCGCCGGCAGTGGCGGCTCGCATCTGGTCAGCGGCCATCACGCCCTGCACGACGCATTGGAACGCGAGATCGCAGACTGGCTGCAGGTGCCCGCCGCGTTGCTGTTCGGCAGCGGTTTCGCTGCGAATCTCGCGGTGCTGCAAGGACTGCTCGGCGAAGGCGATGCCTGCGTGCAGGACCGCTTGAACCACGCCAGCCTGATCGATGCCGCGCGGCTCGCCGGCTGTCGTCTGCGCCGCTATCCGCATGCCGATGCACAGGGTGCGTTGCGCCAGCTGCGCACCGTGCCCGACGGCGCCGCGGTGCTCGCGACCGACGGTGTCTTCAGCATGGACGGTGATGTCGCGCCGCTGCGCGAACTGGCGATCGTCGCGCGCGTGCAGCAGGCGCTGCTGTACGTCGACGATGCACACGGTGTGGGCGTGCTCGGTCCCGACGGCCGCGGCAGCGTCGCCGATGCGCGGCTCGACATCGACGCGGTGCCGCTACAGCTGGTCACGCTGGGCAAGGCGCTCGGCGGTTGCGGTGCGGTGCTGGCGGGCGATGCCGATCTGATCGGCCATCTCGCCGAGACCGCGCGTCCCTACGTCTACACGACCGCGCTGCCACCTGCGATCGCCGGCGCCGCGCTAGCCGCGGTGCGGATCGCGCGTCAGGAACACTGGCGCCGCGAACGGTTGACCGCACTGGTGCAACGCTTCCGCGTTCGCGCGCAGCGTCGTGGTCTCGATCTGATGCCGTCCGACACGCCGATCCAGCCGCTGCGCTGCGGCGACAACGCAACGGCGCTGGCACTGTCACGCGCGCTGGACGCGGCCGGGTTCTGGGTCGTTGCCATCCGCCCGCCCACCGTGCCGGAAGGCCAGGCACGCCTGCGCGTCACGCTCAGCGCCGCGCATGCCGATGCCGACGTCGATGCGCTGGTCGATGCACTCGCCGCCGCGCGCGATGCATTGCCGCAGGCATCTGCAGCCGCACCCGCCGTCTCGACACCATGATCGATCCGCAACACGACGCCCGCCGCGCATTGTTCGCGGTCGGGATCGCACTCGCATCCGCGTTGTTCTTCACCATGACGTATGTGCTGAACCGCGCCAGCGCGAGCGGCGGTGGCCACTGGGCGTGGACGGCGTGCCTGCGCTACTTCATCACCCTGCCGCTGTTGCTGCCGCTGATGCCGTTGCAGGGCGGTGCGAAGCCGGTGCTGCGCGCGATCGCCGCGCATCCCTGGGGGTGGCTGCGCTGCAGTGCGATCGGCTTCCTGCTGTTCTACTGCATGCTCTCGTTCGCGGCGTCTAGCGGGCCGGCGTGGCTGGTCGCCGGCAGTTTCCAGTTCACGGTGATCGCCGGCATGCTGTGCGCGCCGCTGCTGTATCGCGATGCGCGCCGCCGCGTGCCGCCTGCCGCACTCGGCATCGCCGCAGCGATCCTCGTCGGCGTCCTGCTGATGCAGTTCGGTCACGGGAGCCCCGGGCTCGATCGTGCGGGCTGGATCGCATTGCTCTGCGTGCTGACCGCGGCGGTCGCGTATCCGCTCGGCAATCGGTTGTTGCTGCTGCATCTCGAACGCACCGGCGAGGACCTCAACGCCACCCAGCGCGTGTTCGGCCTCACGCTCGCCAGCCAGCCGCTGTGGCTGCTGGTCGCGGCGTTCGCCTGGCATGAGGCCGGCACACCGTCGATGTCGCAGGTGTGGCTGGCCGCAGGCGTGGCGCTGAGCGCGGGCGTGATCGCGACCATCCTGTTCTTCCAGGCGACCGGCATGGTCCGCCACAACCCGGTCGCGCTGGGCGCCGCCGAGGCGATGCAGGCGGCCGAGTTGCTGTTCGCGGCGTTCCTCGGTGCGCTGTTCCTGCAGGAGGCGTGGCCGCAGGGCCGCGCATTGATCGGCGCGGTGGTGGTGACGCTGGGCATCGTGGCGTTCGCGATCGTCGTCGCACGTCCCGCGGCCGGCAGCGCGCGTCGAACGAAGGCGTTGCGTGGAGACAAGGGCGCATGAACACATTGGACAATCCGCACGGCCTGCACATCGAAGTGGCCGGCACGGGCGCACCGCTGGTGCTGCTGCACGGCTGGGCGATGCATGGCGGCGTGTTCGCTGCATTGCGTGAGCGCCTCGAGTCGCAGCGCACGCTGTATCTCGTCGACCTGCCGGGCCACGGCCTGAGCCGCGACAGCACCTTGCCGCTGGCGATCGATCCCGTCGTCGATGCACTGGTCGATGTGCTACCACCCGCACCGTGGCTCGGCTGGTCGCTCGGTGGTCTGATCGCATTGCAGGCCGCCGCGCTGCATCCCGATCGCGTGCCCGCGCTGGTGATGCTGTGCGCGAGCCCGCGTTTCGTGCGCGGCACCGACTGGACGCATGGCATGTCGCCGGAGATCTTCCGCGATTTCGCGAAGGGTCTGCGCAGCGACTACCGCGGCACGCTGGACCGCTTCATCGCGCTGGAGGCGTTCGGTTCCGACGATGCGCGCAGCGAACTGCGCGCGCTGCGCGCCGAAGTGTTCGCGCGCGGCGAGCCGGCTGCGCATGTGCTCGCCGATGGTCTCGGCCTGCTGGAAAAATCCGATCTGCGCGCACATCTGCCCGCGTTGGTGGTGCCCAGCCTGTGGATGTCCGGCCGTCGCGACCGCCTCGTCGATCCACGCGCGATGGACGCCGCGGCCGCACTCGCAAACGGCGCCGTCGCCCACACCGTCGCGCATGCCGGGCACGCGCCATTCCTGACCCACGCCGACGCGGTCGCCGCGCGGCTGCTCGAGTTTCTCAACGCACCATGAAACCGATTTTCGATCCCCGCCAGGTCCGCCGCGCGTTCTCGCGCGCATCGACGAGTTATGCCGGCGCCGCCGCCCTGCAACGCGGCGTGGAAGCGCAGTTGCTCGAATCGCTGGAGTATCTCGACGACCGCGTGCCGGGCGTCGTGCTCGATGTCGGAAGTGGTCCGGCGCATGCCGCGCTGGCGATGCGGCAGCGTTGGCCGAAGTCGCGCATCGTCGCGGTCGATCTCTCCCTGTCGATGCTGCAGCAGGCGCCGGTGCGCACCGGTTGGCGCGATCGTCTTGGCCTGCAGAAGCCCGTCGACCGCGTGTGCGCCGATCTGCGCCTGCTGCCGTTCGCCGACAACAGCGTCGACGTGCTGTTCTCCAATCTGTGCCTGCAGTGGGTGGAAGACCTGCCGTCGACGTTCGCGGGCTTCCGTCGCGTGCTCAAGCCGGACGGCCTTCTGCTGGTGTCGACGTTCGGGCCGCAGACGCTGATCGAACTGCGCGAGTCCTTCGGCGTCGCCGACGCGCAGCCGCACGTCAGCCCGTTCGCCTCGATCGCAGAATTCGGCGACGCGCTGATGCGCGCGGGCTTCCGCAATCCCGTCGTCGACCGCGATGTCGCCGTGCACTGGCATCCGGACATGACCGCGCTGATGCGCGAGCAGCGTGCGATCGGTGCGACCAACGCGCTCGCCGAACGGCGTCGCGCGCTGACGGGGCGCGCGCGCTTCGCTGCCGCCGCGTCGCACTACGAACAGTTCCGCACGGCCGAGGGCCTGCCGGCCAGCTGGGAGTGGATCACCGCGATGGCGTGGTCGCCGCCGCACGGTGCGCCGATCCGCGAAGGCGCGGAAGAACTGGCGCGCTTCGATGCGGCGGCGATTCCGGTGCGGCGACGCAAGACCGACTGAGTCGGCGACCCGCGATCGGCCAGCGGCGCGATCGCGGGACCCCGGCGTGAGGCGTTATGCCACGCCGCCCTTCGCCAGCACGCTGTTGCGGCGCGAGTAGATCAGATACACCACGACGCCGAGCACGTTCCACGCCAGGAACCACAGCTGCGTGCGCGACGGCAGGCTCCAGAACAGGTACAGACAGCCGAGGATCGCGACCGGTCCCACCACCCACGCCAGTGGCGTGCGGAACACGCGCGGACGGTCGGGATCGCGGTGGCGCAAGACCAGCAGACAGACGGCCACCGCAGTGAACGCGGCCAGCGTGCCGGCATTGGCGAGCGCGGCGATTTCGTCCAGCCGCGCCACACCCGCGAGCGCGGCGACCAGCACCGCGGTGAACAGCGTGATCGCCACCGGCGTGCCGGTGCGCGGGTTGACCTTCGACAGGCCACGCGGCAGCAGACCATCGCGCGACATGACGAAGAAGATGCGGCTCTGGCCGTAGAAGAACGCGAGCAGCACGGTGGGAAGCGCGATGATCGCGACCACGCCGATCGCGAGCGCAGCGGTGGGATGGCCCAGCTCGCGCATGATCAGCGCCAGCGGCTCGGCGCTCTTGCCGAACACCGCAAAGCTCATCGCACCGACCGCAGCCAGCGCGACCAGCATGTAGATGATGGTGCAGCCGACCATCGAGCCGACGATGCCGATCGACAGGTCGCGTCCGGGGTTCTTGGTTTCCTCGGCCGCGGTGGAGATCGCATCGAAGCCGTAGAACGCGAAGAAGATGATGGCGGCCGCCGCCATGACCCCGCGCTCGACGCCATCTGCGCCGAGCGACTTCGAAAAACCGAACGGCATGAAGGGTTCGAGGTTGGCCGCATCGAACGCCGGCAGCGCAACCGCAATGAACACGCCGAGCGCAATCAGCTTGAATACCACCAGGATCGCGTTGAGCGTGGCGCTCTCGCGCGTGCCCGCGATCAGCAGACCGGCAACCGCGAACGTGATGACGATGGCCGGCACGTTGAGCACGCCGCCGGCATGCGGC from the Luteimonas fraxinea genome contains:
- a CDS encoding multidrug resistance efflux transporter family protein, translated to MIDPQHDARRALFAVGIALASALFFTMTYVLNRASASGGGHWAWTACLRYFITLPLLLPLMPLQGGAKPVLRAIAAHPWGWLRCSAIGFLLFYCMLSFAASSGPAWLVAGSFQFTVIAGMLCAPLLYRDARRRVPPAALGIAAAILVGVLLMQFGHGSPGLDRAGWIALLCVLTAAVAYPLGNRLLLLHLERTGEDLNATQRVFGLTLASQPLWLLVAAFAWHEAGTPSMSQVWLAAGVALSAGVIATILFFQATGMVRHNPVALGAAEAMQAAELLFAAFLGALFLQEAWPQGRALIGAVVVTLGIVAFAIVVARPAAGSARRTKALRGDKGA
- a CDS encoding ComF family protein; translated protein: MPGAVNQNPPGPVDGRWRHWLRSLLHTALPGRCLVCREPGAAGRDLCPACTAALPWMPHACARCAQPLPTLDPVCGACLRRPPPLDTVIAAFDYGFPVDRLLPRFKFHRDLAAGALLGDCLARATSGAARPAALVPIPLHTARLRARGYDQALELARMLARRHDLPLRTDLLRRVRATAPQSRLDAKARRRNLRNAFAVQRMPKMPAHVVLVDDVMTTGATLHAAAIALRRNGVQRVEAWVCARVR
- a CDS encoding amino acid permease; its protein translation is MQAWLRRKDINRITEHEEGRRLVRTLGWPHLIALGIGAIVGTGIYTLIGVGADKAGPAVLLSFMIAGVVCACAALAYAELSTMIPAAGSAYTYSYAVLGEAIAWVVGWSLILEYSLVVSTVAVGWSGYFVGFLEWLQTNFGWNVTLPAALAAGPHAGGVLNVPAIVITFAVAGLLIAGTRESATLNAILVVFKLIALGVFIAVALPAFDAANLEPFMPFGFSKSLGADGVERGVMAAAAIIFFAFYGFDAISTAAEETKNPGRDLSIGIVGSMVGCTIIYMLVALAAVGAMSFAVFGKSAEPLALIMRELGHPTAALAIGVVAIIALPTVLLAFFYGQSRIFFVMSRDGLLPRGLSKVNPRTGTPVAITLFTAVLVAALAGVARLDEIAALANAGTLAAFTAVAVCLLVLRHRDPDRPRVFRTPLAWVVGPVAILGCLYLFWSLPSRTQLWFLAWNVLGVVVYLIYSRRNSVLAKGGVA
- the bioB gene encoding biotin synthase BioB gives rise to the protein MSVVSHAREAAGQPIPLRHDWSRSEIEALFALPMPELLFRAASVHRQHFDPAEVQVSTLLSVKTGGCPEDCSYCPQAQRYHTGVQATKLMETDAVLENARQAKAAGATRFCMGAAWRSPKDRDVPKVAAMIREVKALGLETCATLGMLTGDQARALKDAGLDYYNHNLDTDPEFYDSIIQTREIQDRLTTLEHVRDAGLKTCCGGIVGMGETGRQRAGLLRTLANLPSHPDSVPINRLVQVEGTPLHGTAEIDPFDFVRTIAVARILMPRSMVRLSAGRQDMSDELQAMCFLAGANSIFYGEQLLTTGNPDTERDMALFARLGLRPMQVHVDAEHHDHPGTAHVDIIELPQHPRSFAA
- the bioC gene encoding malonyl-ACP O-methyltransferase BioC produces the protein MKPIFDPRQVRRAFSRASTSYAGAAALQRGVEAQLLESLEYLDDRVPGVVLDVGSGPAHAALAMRQRWPKSRIVAVDLSLSMLQQAPVRTGWRDRLGLQKPVDRVCADLRLLPFADNSVDVLFSNLCLQWVEDLPSTFAGFRRVLKPDGLLLVSTFGPQTLIELRESFGVADAQPHVSPFASIAEFGDALMRAGFRNPVVDRDVAVHWHPDMTALMREQRAIGATNALAERRRALTGRARFAAAASHYEQFRTAEGLPASWEWITAMAWSPPHGAPIREGAEELARFDAAAIPVRRRKTD
- the bioH gene encoding pimeloyl-ACP methyl ester esterase BioH, translated to MHIEVAGTGAPLVLLHGWAMHGGVFAALRERLESQRTLYLVDLPGHGLSRDSTLPLAIDPVVDALVDVLPPAPWLGWSLGGLIALQAAALHPDRVPALVMLCASPRFVRGTDWTHGMSPEIFRDFAKGLRSDYRGTLDRFIALEAFGSDDARSELRALRAEVFARGEPAAHVLADGLGLLEKSDLRAHLPALVVPSLWMSGRRDRLVDPRAMDAAAALANGAVAHTVAHAGHAPFLTHADAVAARLLEFLNAP
- the ubiA gene encoding 4-hydroxybenzoate octaprenyltransferase yields the protein MHDYERFSEPEVPRWRERLRQYWALPEVPRWRERLRQYWALVRGDRPIGWLLLLWPTWWALWIAAEGVPPLWTLFVFSAGVWLTRSAGCVINDYADRWLDPHVERTKDRPLASGAVRGREALLLFAVLMLVAFALVLTMNWLTVAMSVVGIFLAASYPYLKRHTYLPQVYLGISFGWAIPMAFAAVQGTVPPIGWVLFVANIFWTTGYDTWYAMVDREDDIRAGAKSTAILFGDLDLVAQGLLYTLAFAALALVGREAGLGPNYWLGLAIAALLVVWEFFVARFRDRDACFRVFLHNHWVGMTIFAGIAAHYALPPMTVLMR
- a CDS encoding putative bifunctional diguanylate cyclase/phosphodiesterase, coding for MAHIEHEADRLALIRSLDLLGLQGAPDLDRITQLAAQALGAPMVLITVVEEFEQRFISTVGTDLKATEREISVCAVAIESQGVFEVEDLSQDTRFANFRTVTEDGMRFYAGAPLTLSTGVSVGTLCVVDFEPRRLSDAQHIALRTLADLAVNQIQLLRMIGRRDPITGLPNRQQMSADLAIRKRRSMLGSMQLVVIDVLESGASNRLTQALGPGPAESIVRQAAFRIADLLPVDAPLYHVGVARFAFFLSDEDGDGLLGLLSAMRKRVTMPVHTHGLDMAASFHAGLAPFDGDSEDDAMRMAVTALHAAVERGVPWSHYEAARDASLRRQHTLATQVDAALHEQQFHLAYQPRLDLATGQVAWVEALLRWEHPTLGAVGPNEFLPIIETTTLMPRVSQWVIQQALRQLADWDALGHRIGVSINLAGADLEDGRIVERAFALTEQYGVEPDRIEFEITEGHWLQGEAVVSQLQTLRTLGFSIALEDFGSGYSNFAYLNALPATAIKIDRSLIDGMEADGRRARLVRTLVMLGAELGLRTVGEGVETEAQLALLRRWKCNEAQGYLISRPCSSQDLRRFLIERVSTPASTS
- the bioF gene encoding 8-amino-7-oxononanoate synthase encodes the protein MRSQWAHWRSGPAVAPERPDLRTRARNARDARTQAQARRVRRTVARRDGMRCEVLDAGRDARWLLNFCGNDYLGLASHYQVSGALQDAAALHGAGSGGSHLVSGHHALHDALEREIADWLQVPAALLFGSGFAANLAVLQGLLGEGDACVQDRLNHASLIDAARLAGCRLRRYPHADAQGALRQLRTVPDGAAVLATDGVFSMDGDVAPLRELAIVARVQQALLYVDDAHGVGVLGPDGRGSVADARLDIDAVPLQLVTLGKALGGCGAVLAGDADLIGHLAETARPYVYTTALPPAIAGAALAAVRIARQEHWRRERLTALVQRFRVRAQRRGLDLMPSDTPIQPLRCGDNATALALSRALDAAGFWVVAIRPPTVPEGQARLRVTLSAAHADADVDALVDALAAARDALPQASAAAPAVSTP